The DNA region TAGATTTCAGCGATTGTTTTCCGTGACTTGCATGCAACAAGGAGAAAAACAACGTGAAATTTATGGAACCAAAAGGACATCCTACCCACAGGGTAGGCCGGTGGTATATATCTCTACAAAATTTCTGTCTAACAtctgtgtgtgttgtgtgcaAATTTCAGTTCAGAGGCTACGGACATCTGTTCTGcactcccacctcccacaccaTCAAAACCTCCAACTCCGCCACCGaaactcaacaacaaacttAAATACCTCACCGGGTGACTAGTCTAGTGGTCAGGACGCTTCGTTGTGGTTATTCTTCGCAAGAATATCACATACGATCCGAAGAAACCCCGGTTCGATTCCGGGGTCGCCCATTATcttttgacttttttttctccctttACCCTCTTTGGTAtctccacccctccaacccatccctccctgtatcaaccaccccagccCTCTTTGTCGGTTCAGTGTTGAAGACCTTGCCAGCTTTTGTGTCGAGGACTCGACCcatggcaacaacaagacaagtCACCATCCGGTCTCCGAACCCCCCAAAGGCTGGGCAGCGGTGGGGGCGGAGGGAGTAAGGCAGGTAGGCTTCTGTTTGGAGGGGGCTGAGGTTGTCGaagcgggagggggagaactCGAGGGCGGTGGGACCCCAGATGGAGGGGTGCCGGTGCATGAGTTCGAGGTCGGCTTTGAtcttgaaggaggaggagggggtgtggcGGTAGATGCgtttgttggagggggtgaggcgGAGGCCTTcctggggttgggtgttAGTGGGAATGGAGtgagtgatggggaggggggaacagGAACAAGGTGGCCTATATGGTTTACTTTTGCCAGTTTGAgggcctccctctcctcgagAGAATTCGTCCCGAGACACTCGGGAACAGAAGAGATCCTTGATGGAAGGGTAGGCGAAGGATAGAGGTGAAAGGCGAGGATGTAAGTGACCATGACGACGCGCCAGAGTGTTTCGTATTGGGGCATGATCATACTGAGGATTTCCTCTGGCTTTAGTTGGTCGAATGGCCAGCATAAACACCGGGGGTCCCTGCGTTGTAGGGcagtgaggtggtggatgagaagcGATGATATCACGGGTTTCTCCGAAGACGACTTGGCTTTGAGCCATTGGTTGTTGATTTcgtcggtgatgatgaccaGTGAGTCCCGTGGCAAACTGTCCGAAGAGATCTGAAAGTTATCGATGAGCACGACTTTGAGGCAGGTTATTCGGGTGGCTTCTGCTaggtgaaggggttggcTTGTGTCGCGGGGGAGTTCAGCTGTGAGAGTGGAAGTGGCTTTCTCAAAGAGCTTGATCCAGTCTCGGCCTGGACGGTTGATGGTACCAGAGGCCATTTTCAGGAAATTCTTGTGGGTCGAAGTTGAAGCGGTAGTTAAAGAAttggtgatgttgaaagCAAGGGCAATATTCTCGTTGGCTGCTGCACGAAGGTGGAGGGTGTCTTGTGGCTTCGAGACGCCAGCGAAGGAAAAGTTGATGATTGACTTTTGGCCGTTGAGCCAGGTGTTAACGTCTTGCTTCTCAGGTCGTTGAAGCCACTGAAGCCAGGCTGGCTGTCCAAAGTCTATCTCTACGTGGAATAACCACAGAATCAACTTGCAGAGCAACACGCAAGTGATTCCCAAAATAGCCACGAAGCCGAGAAACATGCACTCGCCGAGGAGGTTCGGAGGTTCACAGCATGGATTTGGTCTCGTCACCTTGGGCGGTGTGCTTGCCCAAGCATCATGGGAGGAAGATAGGTCAGACGACATCATGAGGTAGCTGACTGGAGTCTGAGTGATGGGTTGAGTGTAGTTCTGAGACTGGACTTCGCATCGGGGATTCATCAGTCTCTTATTTCTAAACACACCAAAGCAATACTATCAAATCTCATCTTCCCACGCCAGTCCTTCCTGGCATCCCTCATTGTTGCCACGGTCATCAGCTGATGACCATTCATACCAGCCTCGAGACGGAAGAGTGCAGTTGAAACTGCTACCAGCGTCGATAAATTTCATTCTTTGTTTGCCTGtctttgactttgaccaATGAGTCCAGTATTTTCGAGCTATTTCTGTGGTGTTTGCTTTGCTGTTCTGTCATAGCGTTGTAGGCCTCAAGTATGTGAAACCTCACGACGCAGCTCATGATGCCCAATGCAAAGATAAGAAGCGGCACGATACGAGCTTGTCAGCTGTTATCAGAAGTGACGATGCGATGCAGCTTGAGGTGCAAACAAAACTCGGGAACCGGTAGTTGAAGTGGTACACAGTCTGGAGCCGCCCCTGACTGGTGCAAGGAGCCGTTGTTGACGGCCCTTGTCCTTGGCATGTCAAGAACACCACACCCCGTTGTTCTCAAAGGAAGTTGGCGGTGCTTGGAGACTGTTCCATCTGGAACCTTTGTAATCACTTGAATCACAAAAACAAATTCAGGGCTTTGTCTTgagagcaaaaagaaaaaagttgAGTTCTATCGACAAGAAAGGACATCAAGGTGCCTTCTCGACCTTGCCATTCTTCAACGCGCCCGCATACgccactccaccacccacagtAGGGTTCCTCGCCAACTTATTCTCCCCATCCCTGA from Podospora pseudocomata strain CBS 415.72m chromosome 3, whole genome shotgun sequence includes:
- a CDS encoding hypothetical protein (EggNog:ENOG503P4IZ) is translated as MMSSDLSSSHDAWASTPPKVTRPNPCCEPPNLLGECMFLGFVAILGITCVLLCKLILWLFHVEIDFGQPAWLQWLQRPEKQDVNTWLNGQKSIINFSFAGVSKPQDTLHLRAAANENIALAFNITNSLTTASTSTHKNFLKMASGTINRPGRDWIKLFEKATSTLTAELPRDTSQPLHLAEATRITCLKVVLIDNFQISSDSLPRDSLVIITDEINNQWLKAKSSSEKPVISSLLIHHLTALQRRDPRCLCWPFDQLKPEEILSMIMPQYETLWRVVMVTYILAFHLYPSPTLPSRISSVPECLGTNSLEEREALKLAKEGLRLTPSNKRIYRHTPSSSFKIKADLELMHRHPSIWGPTALEFSPSRFDNLSPLQTEAYLPYSLRPHRCPAFGGFGDRMVTCLVVAMGRVLDTKAGKVFNTEPTKRAGVVDTGRDGLEGWRYQRG